The region AGCGGCTCGCCCGCCGTCACGGTGATCAGCGCGCCGGGGAGCATGGTGCTCGATACGGTGGCGACCTTGCCGAGCGGCTTCCTTGCGCCGGCGGGCGGGACACAGACGCTGCAATGGGATGGGAGCCCGTTTTTTGGCTTCGCCTTCGACGTCGGCGCCGGCAGCACGCGGGCGGGCGCCAGTCCGGCGGTGACGATGATGTGGCAAAACATCGGCCAGCCGTGGGCCATCGGCGCTGTGTCATTAAAACCAGCAGTGCCGACCGCCGCACAATTGTCGTCGTTTACCGCTACCGGAACGGAGACCGGCCGCGTGCTGCTCGCATGGCAGACTGGCTTTGAAGTCGATAACCTCGGCTTCAACCTTTACCGCGACGACGGTGGCAAGCGCGTGCGGCTCAACCGCCAGATGCTGGCCGGGTCGGCGCTGCTCGCAGGCCCCGGCCTCAACCTGCGCGCGGGCCATTCCTACTCGTTGTGGGACGGGCTGCCTCTGAGCAAAGACGCGCAGTACTGGCTTGAAGACGTTTCCATCGATGGTCACAGCACATGGCATGGGCCGATTGTTGTCGGGTCTTCAACGCTTGCTCCCTGGCAACCGCGCCCGCTGCCGCCGCCCGCCGACAGCCCCGTGCGGTTGAGCGCCCTCGGCGTAAATGCCTCGCCATCGGCAGCGACTCACCTGCTGGAGCGCGCCGCCGCGCCGCCGCAGATCAAGCAGGCTTCAGCCGCCGAGCTGGCCGCGCAAACTGATCTTGCCATGCGACCGGCGGTGAAGATTGCGGTCAGGCACGAAGGCTGGTATCGCATCACTCAAAGCGAGTTGATCCAGGCCGGGCTCGATCCGCAAACCGACCCGCGCCTGTTGCAGATGTTTGTGGACGGCAGGCAAGTGGCGATTGCGGTGGCGGGAGAAACCGATGGGAGCTTTGATCCGACGGACGCGGTGGAGTTCTACGGCGTCGGCATCGATTCGGCAGCGACCGACACTCGCGTCTACTGGCTGGTCGCGGGCGCGCAGCCCGGCCAGCGCATCACGCCTGTGAAAGCCAAAGGCGCGCGCGCGGCTGAGCCGAGCTTCGCTTACACGGTTGAGCGGCGTGACCGCAGCATCTACTACCCGGCGCTCAGAAACGGCGACCGCGAAAATTTCTTCGGAGCGGTGATCGCCCACGAGCCTGTCGAACAGCTGTTGACTGCGCGGCACACGGACGGCGCACCCACGTCATCGGCGCAGCTCGAAGTGACGCTCCAGGGCGTCACCCTACAAACGCATCGCGTCCGCCTGGACTTCAACGGCGCGACGGTCGGCGAAGTCGGCTTCGAGGGCGATGCCCTGGGCGTGGCGAAGATTACATTGCCGGCCTCGGCGGTGAAAGAGGGCGACAACCGGCTAACGCTGGTGGCGCTCGACGGCACGAGCGACATCAGTCTGGTTGACACCATCCGCTTGACCTACCGGCACCGTTACGCGGCGGACGACGACGCCTTGCAATTCAGCCTCGCCAGCCGCCAGCAGGTAACGATTGAGGGATTCAGCAGCCAGGCGATTCGCGTCCTTGACGTCACCGACCCGGAAGCGGTGCGCGAAGTGCGCGGACAGGTGCAAGCGCGCGGCGCGGGTTACAGCGTGACGGTGAGCGGGCCAGCCGGCGGGCCGCGCCTGTTGCTGGCGATTGCCGAAGGGCAGAGCCGGCGCGTCGCCGCGTTGACCGCCAATCAGCCGTCGAGCTTGAGGCAGCCTGCCGCCGGCGCAGACCTGATCATCCTGAGTCACCGTGACCTTCTCGACCGCACACGACCGCTCGCCGCCTTGCGCCAGAGCCAGGGTTTGAGCGTCGCCATCATTGATGTCGAAGACGTGTTTGACGAGTTCGGCTTTGGCGTAAAGTCGCCGCAGGCGATCAAAGACTTTCTCGCGTTTGCCCGGTCGAGCTGGCAGAAAGCGCCGCGCTACTTGCTGCTGGTCGGCGACGCCAGCCTCGACCCGAAGAATTACCTCGGGCTAGGCGATGCCGACCTGGTGCCGACGCGGCTGATCGATACCGCAACGATGGAGACGGCTTCCGACGCGTGGCTGGCCGACTTTGATGGCGACGGCATCGAAGACATGGCCGTGGGCCGCTTGCCTGTGCGCAGCGCCACGGAGGCCGCCGCCACGGTCGCAAAGCTCATCAGCTACGAGCAAAGCGCGCCGGTGGACGGCGTCTTGCTGATTGCCGACGCCAACCGCGATTTTGATTTTGCGGCGGCGAGTCGGCAGCTACAGGGCTTAATCCCGCAGCGCATGATGGTCGAGAGGCTGGATGAGAATCAACTGAGCGCCGCGACCGTCAAGCAGCGATTGATCGAAAGCATCAATCAAGGAAGGAAGCTGATCAACTACAGCGGTCACGGCTCGGTCAGCCTGTGGCGGGGCGAGGTCTTCACTTCAAGCGATGCCGGCGCGCTCATCAACGACGGCAAGCTGCCGGTCTTTGTGATGATGACCTGCTTGAATGGCTACTTTCATGACCCCGGAATGGAGAGCCTGGCCGAGAGCCTGATGAAGGTCGAGCGCGGCGGCGCTGTCGCGGTCTGGGCGTCATCGGGAATGACTGAGCCGGGCAGTCAGGCGTTGATGAATCAGGAACTCTACCGGCAACTATTCGGCGATGCAAGCTTGAGACTCGGAGACGCCATCATCAAGGCGAAGGCCGCCGCCGGCAGCACAGACACGCGGCAGACATGGCTGTTGTTCGGCGACCCGACCATGCGTGTGAAGTAGTCGAAATCGCTGCGAGAAAAGATCACTTCTTGAAGCGGAATGTCGGCCCGGTGTGGCACCGCTTACAGTCGCCGAAGTCGTCGCCGCCAAAGGCGCGCTTGTTGTTATGACAGGTCATGCAGCTTTGCGCCGACGGCGAAGCGTGGTGCATCAGCGGCTGCGGCGCGGTCACCTGATCGCGCCCGCCTCCGGCACGCAAGCGGTGACATTCACTGCAACTCAGATGTGCCTTTCCTGTATGCGCGGCGTGGTTGAAGTTGACCTGAAAAGCCTTGGCGGCCATCGTCGTCCGAAAAGCGCCGCCCGCCGCGTGACACGTCGAGCAGGCGGCCATGTCGCGTCCCTCTGCCTGTGCGCCGGCGTTGTGACATTGATAACAGGTGGCGTGCGCCGCTGCGCCCGCGGGAATCGTTAGGGCGACGCCGCGATTGGCGGCCTTGTGGCAACTGGCGCAGTCGGCCCTGGCGTGGCGCGAGTGCTCGAAGCGCACGCCAAAGCTCTTGAGCGCCGGCGACGGCTTGAGCGCCCCATCCTTCGGCTCGGCAGTTTTGTGACAAATCGTACAGATCGGCCCGCCGAGCGCGGCGAACTTCTGCGAATGGCAGGCGGCGCACGGGCGGTGGCCGGGCCGCGTCGCCTGTGTCTCGCCCGCGCTGCGGCGATGGCAGGTGGCACATGGCAGCCGCGAATGCGCGCCGCTGGTGTGCGCGAACTTCGAGAAGTCAAGCTCGGTATTCTGCGCCGTCGCGGCTGCCGAGGAGGACGCCGCCGCTTCGACTTCAATGGCGGCGACCGGCGCATTGTCCGAGATTGCCCAGGCGACGGCGAGCGCGGCCAGGATGACGGTGGCAAGCGACAGCCTGCGCCGCTTCGCGTTGCGCGGCCAATCGGGCGAGCGGGGCGCATGAGGTTCTGGCATTCCGGACATCATTTCTTATCCTTCATCGCCGCGATAGCTTTCAGGTGAGATGCCGGCACCGGCTGTTTGCCGAGTTGCACATGGCACTTCGTACACTGAAACGCCGGACTGGCTTTCTTCTGCTCCGCTTCCAGGTTGAGCGCGCCGCCGTCGGCGGCGCTCGGCGTGACGTGACAGCCTGACCCCGTGCCGCCACACGACAGCACCGGCACAGTTGGCCCTTTCGGGTCAGTGGTGTTGATAGCGGCGACTTTGTGGCAATCCTGGCAGCTCAACTCGGCGTGGCTGAACCATTCGTGGCGGAACTTGCCGGCCTCGCGACGGCCCCACTTGTCGAGGTCTGTGCGGTCGCTAATGCCCATCACGGCAGCGAGCTTCGGGTCGAAGTCGGCGTGCGGCTGGCGCTGCATTGCTACGTAAGTCGCCGGCATCAGTTTGTGACATACGCCACAGTCTTTCGCCGCCGGCGACATGTCTTCCGAGTGACACGAGAAGCACGCCTGGTGGCCCGGAGGCGAAGTCTTATACGCGCCTTTCTTGAGCCAGAAGGCGGTTTCGGGCAAATCCTTGGGCGGCTTAATCAGGTACTCGTCGTCGGCATCGCCTTGCGGCTGGTAGGTCTGATGGCAGTTGGCGCAGACAGCATTCTTGTCTTCAGGCTTCTTCGCTTCGGCTTTCTTCTCTTGCCAGTAAGCCGCCCGCAGCAGGCGCGGCGTGTCGTCGCTGTGTTCTGCCGGGGCGACGCCGAACAGGGATTCGTGCTTGTCGTGCGGGAAGTAGACGCGGTATTCCGAGACGGCATCCTTGCCTTTTGGCGAAGCGTCAAAGAGCGCGCGCAGGCTGGGGAAGGGGAAGCGCGTGCTGTTGCGCGGCGACGGGTCTGTGTGGCAATTGCTACAAATCGTCGGCACCGCGCCGCTGAAGAACTGCGCGCGATGACAGGGCAGACACGAAGCATGCTGCGGATAGTCTGTGACGTCCGGGAAGGCCGCATCGCCTTTGCGCGCGGCCTTCCAGTTGGCGGAAGGGAATTTGTGGCAGGCGTCGCAAGCTTGCTGCTGGTGTGCCGCAACCGCGTGCCTGAAGTGCGAATAATCGCGCGTCTGGTTGCGCGTCGCGAGCCCGCGACGATTAGCGCGCTGGGTGGGTTCGGCTGACGCCACGACGCCGGTCATCGCCGCCAGCGCCGGGTAAACCCCCACCCCGGCCATGAACAGCAGGATGGCCAGTTTCAACTTTCGATCTCTCATGCAGACTCCCCGAGGCCGTAGCGTGTTCCTTACCTATCCAACTCGTAAAAGGCGCGAAGTGCGCGTCCTTTAGCTCACGCTATCTAACCCTACAAGCGAGCGTCAGATGGGGCTATGACCGTGGTCACCGGGGATTGTGACGGCGGTCACAGCAAGAGGGGAAAAGATGAATGGTGAATGATAAATGATGAATTGGGGAAGGAATCAGAAGCCGGACTTGCTATAGATAATCCCTTACCTCAGGGCAATCAGTTCTCGACATTCATAAAGATGAATTAAACACAGAGACACAGAGACACGGAGACACAGAGTCTTCTCTGTGTTCCCTCCGTGTCTCTGTGTTTGTTTCTCATCCCTTTTTGCAGAACTAAATGGCCCTGCCCTTACCTTTTACTCTTTAGTTCATCATTCATCATTCATCATTTCTTCAGGCCGGTACGGTCGTACGATAGCCCAGCTCGGCGAGCGCCACCTGTGTGCCGCGCAGCAACTCGTCAATGTGTTCGAGCTTTTCGACGCCGACAACGAAGGCGTCAACGACACCCGATTCGATCTGAAAACGGAAGCACGAAGCCGGCGATAAGGCATCCGTGCCGCGCACGATGTCGCCCTGGCCGACAACTTTCATGCCGACCATGCCCTGACCTTTGGCGCGCATCCCGGCAAACAGCTTGCGCAAGGTTTCGACGTCAGCGTCAGCATGTTTGGCGCGCGCATTCCAGCGCACCTGATTAGTGTCAACCCACGGGCTGGCCGCCGCTGCTTGCAAAGCTTCAAAGCTGTGACAGGTGACGCCGTGGGCGCGAATCTTGCCCTTCTGCTTGGCCTCTTCCATCACATCCATGACGCCGCGGTAGCGCGTCGTCCAATCGCCCTCGGTGACGCAATGGACGATCAGCACGTCGAGGTAATCCGTGTTCATCTCGCGCAGGAAGCGGTCAATGTCCTGTCGCACCTGCTGCGGCTCGCGGCTGTTGGTCTTCGTCTGGATGATGTAGCGGTCGCGCGCCACGCCCTGCATGGCGCGGCCAAAGTAAGGGTTGCTGCCGTATTGATCGGCCAGATCGAAAAAGGTGATGCCGCTGTCGTGCGCGTGACGCATCAGCCGCGTAAACGCCTCTTGCCCGAGCCGTGTTTGATTCGACTGGTGATTGATGCCGACCGTGCCTGTGCCGATGCCGACGACGGAAATCTTCAGGCCGGTCTTGCCGAGACTCACCTTATCGGTCGGGTTCTTGATGGCGGGGTCAATGACGAAGGCAGCGGCCTCGACGGGGGCGTCCGTGTGCAGCCCGCGACCGGCCAGCACGCCTGCGCCGAGCGCGCCCGTCGCGGTCAGCGCGATGAAGTTGCGGCGGCTCAGTTTATCCATGTGCCCTCCTGTGGCAGCGATTCTGTGCCACCAGCATAGCAGACGCGGCGGGGGAAGAAAACGACGCGGGGACGCGGCGACGCGGGGAAAGATGAGTGGTTCATCTCTGTCTTTCCCTCGCCGCGTCGCCGCGTCCCCGCGTCCCCGCGTCACTCTTCCGCGTCGCCACGTCGCCGCGTCTCTCTCTACTTCTTCTTGAAGCGCACCCAGAAGGGTACGCGCAGCGTCGGCCCTTGCGAATCGGCGACGCTGACGAAGCCTGTGTAGTCGCGCTTATCGGCGCGCTTGACGGCATCGATGGCCAGCGTCACTGATGTGCTTTGTCCCGGCACAAGCGTCACCGTCAGCGGCGTCGCTAGCGCCATACTGACGCCATCGCCGGGATCGAGTTGCTTGATGCTGAGCGTGAAGGTGCGTGACTGGTCGCTGGTATTCGTTATCTGGAAGTCGAGGCTGGTCGACACCGGCTTCTTCAGTTTTAGAATGCCGAAGCTCAGGCTCGCCGGCGCGAATGTCGCCGCGACGTTCGCCGCCTGTGCCAGGTCAACGCGCCCCGCGCCCATCGCCAACACTCCGGCATTCGTCGTCTTACTTGTCGTCGTAAACACGCTGGTCGTCGCCGAACTGATCAACGCCGATTTCACCTGCGCCGGCGTCCACGTCGGATGCTGTTGAATGACTAGCGCGGCGGCCCCGGCAATGTGCGGTGTCGCC is a window of Blastocatellia bacterium DNA encoding:
- a CDS encoding cytochrome c3 family protein, whose translation is MRDRKLKLAILLFMAGVGVYPALAAMTGVVASAEPTQRANRRGLATRNQTRDYSHFRHAVAAHQQQACDACHKFPSANWKAARKGDAAFPDVTDYPQHASCLPCHRAQFFSGAVPTICSNCHTDPSPRNSTRFPFPSLRALFDASPKGKDAVSEYRVYFPHDKHESLFGVAPAEHSDDTPRLLRAAYWQEKKAEAKKPEDKNAVCANCHQTYQPQGDADDEYLIKPPKDLPETAFWLKKGAYKTSPPGHQACFSCHSEDMSPAAKDCGVCHKLMPATYVAMQRQPHADFDPKLAAVMGISDRTDLDKWGRREAGKFRHEWFSHAELSCQDCHKVAAINTTDPKGPTVPVLSCGGTGSGCHVTPSAADGGALNLEAEQKKASPAFQCTKCHVQLGKQPVPASHLKAIAAMKDKK
- a CDS encoding C25 family cysteine peptidase — protein: MAAPACWRRLATLLVIGIAFAFLQPANAGAQTVTLDSVSSNGAFDGTVGVMSLSWSHTVGNGPSRILIVGVSTSTTMLPPLSPPTRVSGVTYAGIAMTRILTQSSTDFRSDVEMFQLLNPPVGTANVVVTLTAAGINYVVGGSASFFNVDQSTPFNGTAQNSGASGSPAVTVISAPGSMVLDTVATLPSGFLAPAGGTQTLQWDGSPFFGFAFDVGAGSTRAGASPAVTMMWQNIGQPWAIGAVSLKPAVPTAAQLSSFTATGTETGRVLLAWQTGFEVDNLGFNLYRDDGGKRVRLNRQMLAGSALLAGPGLNLRAGHSYSLWDGLPLSKDAQYWLEDVSIDGHSTWHGPIVVGSSTLAPWQPRPLPPPADSPVRLSALGVNASPSAATHLLERAAAPPQIKQASAAELAAQTDLAMRPAVKIAVRHEGWYRITQSELIQAGLDPQTDPRLLQMFVDGRQVAIAVAGETDGSFDPTDAVEFYGVGIDSAATDTRVYWLVAGAQPGQRITPVKAKGARAAEPSFAYTVERRDRSIYYPALRNGDRENFFGAVIAHEPVEQLLTARHTDGAPTSSAQLEVTLQGVTLQTHRVRLDFNGATVGEVGFEGDALGVAKITLPASAVKEGDNRLTLVALDGTSDISLVDTIRLTYRHRYAADDDALQFSLASRQQVTIEGFSSQAIRVLDVTDPEAVREVRGQVQARGAGYSVTVSGPAGGPRLLLAIAEGQSRRVAALTANQPSSLRQPAAGADLIILSHRDLLDRTRPLAALRQSQGLSVAIIDVEDVFDEFGFGVKSPQAIKDFLAFARSSWQKAPRYLLLVGDASLDPKNYLGLGDADLVPTRLIDTATMETASDAWLADFDGDGIEDMAVGRLPVRSATEAAATVAKLISYEQSAPVDGVLLIADANRDFDFAAASRQLQGLIPQRMMVERLDENQLSAATVKQRLIESINQGRKLINYSGHGSVSLWRGEVFTSSDAGALINDGKLPVFVMMTCLNGYFHDPGMESLAESLMKVERGGAVAVWASSGMTEPGSQALMNQELYRQLFGDASLRLGDAIIKAKAAAGSTDTRQTWLLFGDPTMRVK
- a CDS encoding cytochrome c3 family protein yields the protein MPEPHAPRSPDWPRNAKRRRLSLATVILAALAVAWAISDNAPVAAIEVEAAASSSAAATAQNTELDFSKFAHTSGAHSRLPCATCHRRSAGETQATRPGHRPCAACHSQKFAALGGPICTICHKTAEPKDGALKPSPALKSFGVRFEHSRHARADCASCHKAANRGVALTIPAGAAAHATCYQCHNAGAQAEGRDMAACSTCHAAGGAFRTTMAAKAFQVNFNHAAHTGKAHLSCSECHRLRAGGGRDQVTAPQPLMHHASPSAQSCMTCHNNKRAFGGDDFGDCKRCHTGPTFRFKK
- a CDS encoding aldo/keto reductase, giving the protein MDKLSRRNFIALTATGALGAGVLAGRGLHTDAPVEAAAFVIDPAIKNPTDKVSLGKTGLKISVVGIGTGTVGINHQSNQTRLGQEAFTRLMRHAHDSGITFFDLADQYGSNPYFGRAMQGVARDRYIIQTKTNSREPQQVRQDIDRFLREMNTDYLDVLIVHCVTEGDWTTRYRGVMDVMEEAKQKGKIRAHGVTCHSFEALQAAAASPWVDTNQVRWNARAKHADADVETLRKLFAGMRAKGQGMVGMKVVGQGDIVRGTDALSPASCFRFQIESGVVDAFVVGVEKLEHIDELLRGTQVALAELGYRTTVPA